One window from the genome of Cryptomeria japonica chromosome 6, Sugi_1.0, whole genome shotgun sequence encodes:
- the LOC131064195 gene encoding uncharacterized protein LOC131064195, which translates to MQKLQITRVKYRHEGFHFVQCTCKLVALYNLFIFSSLFISGSANFYNRSSDRLEALNSQRSLDNVLQKYAFRACIHPKTGIIYDAQVPNNMSGIQVHAVRLRSGSLRSRGFVYNEFDIPAGVVVQPYVKRLVLVYQNLGNWSSLYYNNLGTNQRFKLVAPVLGLLAYNKSARVKSSDNLQEAHILATKKPINVRFTSVDSQKGLVVTPLCIFFNLNGSVSLSNMSSSYVCTTYYQGHFSLVIQSLAPIPAPSAGSIVSGFPSSPSSKKIPNSIPYVFPEKHESNTWKFALGSLLGGSMVLGVTGVFGFCLHKRRQKSMITRMEHRADQGEALQTALIGQSRAPTASGLRTHPKLENENIT; encoded by the coding sequence ATGCAAAAATTACAGATCACTCGTGTTAAGTATAGGCATGAAGGCTTCCATTTTGTGCAATGCACCTGCAAGTTGGTTGCTCTATATAATTTGTTCATATTCTCCTCTCTCTTTATTTCAGGATCTGCAAATTTCTACAACAGGTCTTCTGATAGACTTGAAGCCCTCAATTCCCAAAGGTCACTGGACAATGTACTTCAGAAATATGCTTTCAGAGCATGCATTCATCCAAAAACAGGTATTATCTATGATGCCCAAGTACCCAATAACATGTCTGGAATCCAAGTCCATGCGGTCAGACTCAGGAGTGGTAGTTTAAGGAGCAGAGGATTTGTTTACAATGAATTTGATATTCCAGCAGGAGTTGTAGTTCAGCCTTATGTTAAAAGACTTGTGCTTGTCTATCAAAACCTTGGAAATTGGTCCTCTCTTTACTACAACAATCTTGGAACTAATCAGAGGTTTAAGCTTGTGGCACCTGTTTTAGGTCTTTTAGCTTATAATAAATCTGCTCGTGTTAAAAGCTCTGACAATCTTCAAGAAGCTCATATTTTGGCTACAAAGAAGCCCATCAACGTAAGATTCACAAGTGTTGATTCTCAGAAAGGCTTGGTAGTGACCCCTTtgtgcattttttttaatttgaatggATCTGTGAGTCTAAGTAATATGTCTTCTTCCTATGTTTGTACTACATATTACCAAGGGCATTTCTCTCTGGTCATTCAGTCTCTTGCCCCTATTCCAGCCCCTTCTGCAGGGTCAATAGTTTCTGGTTTTCCCTCCTCTCCTTCAtcaaagaaaattccaaatagcatTCCTTATGTGTTTCCAGAGAAACATGAATCTAATACATGGAAATTTGCACTTGGATCTCTTCTTGGAGGGTCCATGGTATTGGGGGTCACAGGAGTCTTCGGTTTTTGCCTCCACAAGCGCAGGCAGAAATCAATGATCACAAGAATGGAACATCGAGCTGACCAAGGAGAGGCCTTGCAGACTGCCCTGATTGGCCAGAGCAGAGCTCCAACAGCATCCGGCCTTAGGACACACCCAAAGCTGGAGAATGAAAACATCACATAG